In Trichomycterus rosablanca isolate fTriRos1 chromosome 2, fTriRos1.hap1, whole genome shotgun sequence, the genomic window AATCAAGTGGGTGGAGCAACAAGGATCTTGAGGCTTTTTCATAGGGCGTTAGACAAGTAATCAGTGGAAAAACAATCATTTTGTATCTACGTCATATGGGGTAGGAGATATGGACCTTAAAGTTTGACGCTATGCTATGGCGCCACTATCAGGCCAATCAGGCTTGAGCGTCCGAGTAGTGGGAAGTACTTTAATACCTGTAGGAACCAAGCAACTCATGTCTGTATGACTTACGTTTTGGTCTATGCAGTTTGTTTAAttggaaaaaaagaagaagaagaaaaaaaaaaaataataatccatACAAAAACAATACAGTAGCCTTTAATGTTTGACTCTCTGATAAGAAACAGGTGAATGTGTGAATTTAGGATGGTGGATTATCATAATATTTATAACAATAGTTAATTctacagcatgtgtgtgtgtatgaacttTACCTGTACAGACAGTAAAACTCCACCATGGATGACTATACTCACGTCAAGTGTGAGGTTTCTTTGTAGGCCATGAAGGTGTGCCAGAGGCAGGTTTATTACACAACATGGTACAAAGTTCTTCAGTGGGCCTCCACACAGCACCAGCTGTCCTGCACTCACCTTACCCTGTCCCACTCTCCTGTCCCTGGGGCATCTATGCTTGGTGACCCAGAATCCTTCTCTCTTCAGGACTATGGATACTTCAGGGTATTACCCAGAAACCCCTCAGCTTTCAATCGTACATTCCACCGGAAGCTCTCAGGACCTGCCAACACAGGATGGATCATCACCATGTAAGTACACATATATCCCTGTAACCAGCTGCTATGGCATTAGATAAAAAATGAAGCCAGACATGTACAAAGTCCGGCCCAGGGCTAAATGCAGCCTGCAGATAGATTTTATCTGGCCCACTGTTTCTCACTTAGAATACATTTATAGGTGGCCTGCAATTTATACATACCATTATGCTGCAAAACGGGTGCTAAACTTATTCACTTCATTATTTCTTTGTAAACAGACTTTAGATATAAACTTAAAATAAAGTCTAAAGCAAGACTTTAATGTTACACAGGAAAAAATACAATTGATTTTTAACAACTTTTTAAATGTTACAACTATTCAGTATTTTAGGGGGTTCtataatgtaaatatgttttttggAAAGAGTTTCTGACTGATTTTTATTATAACAAAAGTTGGCCTTGTGTAAAATGTCCTAAGAAGTCATTATGACTATTTAAAAGATTGCCCATGTTACCAAATATAACATATTCCATGCAAAATCATTGTGGTCATGTCCTGgactattatatttttattttagtaaagATTAATATAACAGTATTGACAGAAAAAAGTGTCCATGTTTGGCCGTCCTGCTGAAGGTTTCTGAGAAAAATTGTGGGATTAAACTCTAGTTTAGCtagaatattaaaataattgaatATATTCATTGCAAAGCTTGGAAAATGTTGTAAAGATAAACTATAGTTGCACCTttagtaaaaaacaaaaaacaaaaagtaatATTTGGccagaacaaaacaaaaattaatCTCAGTAATACAAGACTAAACTGCACTCACATGGTTTTACATGATCCGAAGTGTTGCGCTGACTGAGGTGCTCCATAAGCAGAGTGAGCCAAAGAAGTAATTCAGGAATAAAATTTCTTGTGTGGTAGGGTAGAGATGGGAGCATTTGATAGTTTGATAAATCTGATATAGtttctaattaaaaaaataaaatatcctTTGTAATTAccgaaaacactgggcacaaggtggGTTTACACCCTGTACCCTGTTTTCCCAGTCTATTACAGAGCACCACACCAAGGCAACATTTGTTTTGCCACCCTACCTACTggtatgttttttaaatgggagaacatgctaaaacccacacagattgTAATCAAATGTGGGATTACACCCAGGTGTGTAGTACACAAAAATGTGTGGTACCCACAACGCTATAAATTACAGTATATTAGCGGGAAACTAAGCATACGACTGTGTGAAAACCAGAGATTTTTTACAACAGTATAATTTCAGCTTTTGCCTGGTACACCCTCCACTGAATGACACtgcattataaatattattatgatCTTATAGATTTTAGAAATTTTCTTGCCCAGGCCCAATTTGGCTTGACGCATGCCAGTCAATTCAAAATGCAACAGGTAGACACATATTAAATTCTAGACACATCTTGAGGACAAAGCAAATACACATTTTCAAGTGTCATAGCATAGGGTctgaatttttttatattaagggCCATTAGTAGACAAAACTACCTAAGAGAGGATCATGAAAGAACATGAAACCTCTAAATTACTGGATACTTGTTTCCCTCTATTGTACAATGACAGAAATTGCTGCCCATGTGGATTTTGGGGAGTTATTTTGTGATTGATTATGGATGgattgtccagggtgtattaccACTTTGCACTCAGTGTTTCCGGGATAGGCTCTGAGCGTACATGCGTGCGAGAATAAACTGATTGATGCTGGTTCATTCTAACTCTAGGAAAGATTTCTCCTTCAAATGCTTAGTTCTCATCTCCTTAGTTCACATTACCTTCCATGTCTGGTAGACATAATAGATGTCAGGTCATGACAgcaacattatatatataataatataatgtaatttttGTTGGCTCATGTTGCTAACCTGACTCAATCATGTACTGTAGGTTTCATATTCCTCATGGAACCCAATTAAATGTTTGTCCagtctatttttaatttaagaCTGGATGGCTGCAACTTTCTTATGACAGGTCTTCTCGTGTTCACCATCATAATTCAAAATGCCATatgcctgttttttttatctactCACGCATTGCCACATTAATGCACTCCTGCATTCCTTCCACTTTCTGTAGCTGCTCAGATTTAAAACAATAGTGCTTGCCTACATTGCCAAAAATGGACCTGTACATCACACACTTTTAGACCCACCTTTCAGCAGTGCCTCCGTGTTTCATGTTTCATACTAAAAACTTGACTGTTTTAGAGACAACTGgaaaaatgtatttagtaaaatacaaaagcacTTCCTAAGGTTACTTTGGAGTATCTGCTTAATCctataaatgtaaaagattAGAGATTTACCCTGTTTACTCATTTTGATAGTAATGTCTTGTGGTGAGCTGAAGCCTGACCTTGAAGTTCCATCAGAGCAGGAGGAAGGTTGTCCTGTGTGTGGTGACCGAGTGTCAGGATATCATTATGGACTGCTCACTTGTGAAAGCTGCAAGGCAAGTCTGACACgcaatcacacacaaacacacacattaaatacacaAGATCCAAACCTTATCACACCCCATACAGGTAAGGTTTTGGGATTTTGGTGGATCCGTAATttaaattgcaaacattttcgctttggaaaaaggcgtctgctaaatgccgtaaatgtaaatgcgcTGTCTGAAGGACTTTCTTGCCAGTCTACATTATGAAAGACTGCTCTTGTACTGTTTAcctaaacagtttttttttccaagGGTAAACTTTGTATCATCCCTGCTCCTAAAAATTAAGCCATTTGTTAATACTCCACTGCATAAATAACATCAGTAAATgtacaaaattaattaaattaataagttAAAACTTTTTATGATGTTTTCAGTTAAATACTTGTAAACCAGTTAACAAATCAAGaattttctttttacattttgtcccattctctTGTTGCAGGGCTTCTTTAAGCGATCAGTACAGAATAAAAAGCATTACTCCTGCACAGAAAGACAAAGCTGCCCTATGGACCCAGCACAGAGGAAGAGATGCCCTTACTGCCGCTTTCAGAAGTGCCTGGCAGTTGGCATGAAGAGAGAGGGTACGtgccaccaacacacacacgtacacagcAAGTATGTGTAAATACATTAACATTTAGCTCAAATATTCTGTTTCATCAATAAACCAGGTTATCATTATTTACATCTTGCTTAAATCTGCAATAATAAGTTGCCTTTGCTTTCAACATTCGAATATGAAGATAAACGTGCTAGTGAGAGTTAAGTAATACTGCACTCTCTTACAGATAAGTTAACTGCACTTATCTTTAAGTCCATAAAATACGCAATAGCAGATTTGGTGGCAGAGATATACAAGTGGGGGAAAAATGACTACGTAAAAGTACAGTTAGTTCACAAGAGGATAGTAGATAGATAAAATATCTATACATGTACTACAGCAGTTTcctatgtttgtttgttaattaggattttaacgtcatgttttacactctttgattacattcatgacaggacaggtagttacttgttacacaagattcaccatttacacaatcatggacaatttgtatctccaattcacctcacttgcatgtctttggactgtgggaggaaaccggagcacccggagtaaacccacgcagacatggcaagaaacatgcaaactccccacagaagggacccagaccaccccacctggggatcgaacccaggaccttcttgcacaACAGTTTCCACAATTCTACATTCCAGGTATGCCACATTGGCTTAATTTTGGTCAAGACTATTATATACCAGTGGTTCTCTATTGGTCTTGCTCCAGGGTTGACTTTTGTTCATTATTAGGTTCAAGCACAAAAGCATTTCCACCCACACTTTGCCTGTTTGTTAGACAAGCTGTTGGTTAAAATCCACTAGTAAAAAACATTGGTCTGGACAACAGGGATTTATGCTGTTTAATGTCTTTAAAACACAATGGTTGCATAATAAATCTCATTATTTAATGTAAAGGCTTAGGGAACTATGGTCTAAAATAAAGCAGGTTTTCTGTGgggaaaaatacatttaattgcaAAAGCTTTACCCATATTTACAAAAGAAACTTCACTATTCAAAAACAATTAAGAACAATTGGTCTATACACACAAGAACCACTTGTCTAGATCATATTAAAAGGCTTTTCCTAAAATGTTTGTCATGCAAGTTGGAAGTATATAACTGATTTTCATATAATTGTATACACCTGGGCTGCACGGTGACTTGATgaatagcactgttgcctcacagcaagaaggtcctggatttgattcccaggtggagcgatctgggtcctttctgtgtggagtttgcatgttctcccatgtgtctgcgtgggagctccggtttcctcccacagtccaaagacatgcagtcaaggtttgtgtgtctgctctgcaaTTGCATCCATTGAGAGCTCGGCCAGCACCCCCCAtcaccctgattaggataagcggcttagaaagtgagtgcgtgagtgtaTACACTTGTTGACTGTGGGTGTGGCTTAAACATGTGAATTTTAATTAGGGTGGCTGCCCACATAACCCTGTTCATATAGTGTTTCTAGCAATTTAGAATAAAATTCAGcagctttaaaaaatagtttcTTTCCAGCCTGTTAAACTGAGACCGCTCAAACTGGGACACTCAATGTAGGTTCCTTGAGATAAGGACTTTCTGTATTTTGAAATTTGCTAATTTTAGCTGTGATTGAGGCCCACTTTATCCTTTAGCCAGTATTGCCTGCATTCGATCTCTGAGAGTGTTTGTGTCAAATATTAACTAAAAATTTACTCATTGTAAGATATGTTGTAGTCTATGGCTAGAAGCAGAAGGTCTCATGACCCACCAGGCCCCCCAGAAGTTGAGTTAATAATCAAATTTTGGACCAATAATGACTAGCATTTAATTACCAAGCCATCTTTAGAACATGCCTTAATCATCTCTGATTTACACTGGTGTGATGTAACTGTTCGTATTAAAATGTTAACAGCTGTGCGAGCAGACCGAATGAGGGGCGGACGAAACAAATTTGGCCCTCTGTATCGCAGGGACAGGCAGCTGAAACAGCAGAGAGGAGGATACCACCAAGCAAACACCATTCCCAACAGGACCAAACTGGAAACATCACAAGCACCTTTGCCTGCCTTACCACATGACGTTCATTCTCTGTCGAGTACTTACCCAGCTCCATTTGGCCCTGAGTCCTTCCACCAATCACAGATTTTTCAAAGAGCACTAATCCCTCCACCGCTCCAATACAGTGGACTTTACCACCCCAGCTTTCATGGTTACCCTCAAAAAAAAGAAGAGATGCCATTCAACCCTTACCCCGCTGCACCATGCACTATTTCCACTGTACTTAAACACACTTCCACACACATGCTGGCCTCAACTCCAGCGTCCACTCCAACGCAGTGTTCTGCCCCGACACCGACCCCTTCTACTACCCTAACCTCTGACCTCCCTTCATCTAGCACATGCTTCCTGAGCGAGCTGCTGCAGGGAGAGCCAGATGAATCACAGATATGTGCACGAGTGGTGGCCAGCCTGCGAAGAGAGCAGGCCAGTCGCGGAAAACACGACCGTCTCAATACCTTCAGCATCATGTGCAAAATGGCTGACCAGACTTTGTTCGGGCTGGTGGAATGGGCACGCAACAGTACACTGTTTAAGGAACTCAAGGTAGAAAAGtaaatacacacagatacatgagTTACGTATTATAACATgatttgtaaaatatttatgaCGTTTCTTCAAAAATGTTTAGCAGTAACACCAGTCAGCTCTTTTCCCCAAAAAGAACCACATTAGCAtctaattttgtttttatattaatgcTTATAACATGCTGTATACATACACTTGAAGCaacatgtcttttttttttctatttttcccactttttcccccaattttctcccctaatctagtcgtgtccaattaccctgattgcgtcctctatactgattcgaccctgcactgctgactgaggacgcctctcaactaacatacgccccctccagcacgtacagtcagtacagactgcatttttcacctgcacgagtcgagtttatacaccgacaggcactgtgtacggagggccacacccccatctgcattattcctcagccttgtgcaggcgccatcagtcagccagcaggggccacagttgcaccagttatgaggacccatgatccgactttttacccctaaccctatgaacaacagctaatCTTTGTTTATGCatccgcccagcccagtcggaaggcagagctgagattcgatacgatgtattcgaaaccccaactctggtgcgctagcatactttaccgctgcaccacctgagcggctgcaacATGTATGTCTTGACTAATAACTTATTTGTCTGAGTGTATGAATGAAacatacttttatattttatgcgtttttctcccattttttctcccaatttagcgtcaatttgtcttccactccTGGGGGATtcccgattttttgcagttgaggagggtatattgctgctcctGCCTCCTCCAACCTGTGCACAGTTCTTAACAGAAcctttttccacccatgcactctgcacagacgcctctatccaccaatcagggttcttacacagcatttgaagaccccactccaCCCCATGTTTCGAACCatggtgttcagaatctcggcgctggtgtgctagcgaaatatcccgctTTCAATAATGACAAAATCTGCTGCCATCTTATATATACAAGACAACTTAAATTAATAATTGGATGGATTTCGGTCACTTAACTTTGAGGCATAGCCttgttattgattattattgattatagcTGGTGACCTCTCCTGTCCATACACATTTATATAACTGTCTGACTGCAGTAACAAAAAGTTTATTGAAAcagtgggaaaaaaaacaactgttcgcatggtcagatgtaattatagaattatagaattgggagaaaatggtcATGGACCATGACTTTAGGCCCAGTCTGCCAATACAAATCATAATACTAAAGAGTCTATACTCTAGTCAGTAAGAACCAAACACAGAAATACCTGGTATGTTACAGTGTGTGATGTCTTTCAGGTAGAAGATCAGATGGTGCTGctacagagctgctggagtgAACTGCTGGTTCTGGATCACCTGTGTCGTCAAGTACATTATGGCATAGATGGTTGCATCTACCTAGTCACAGGGCAACAGGTAAACACTCTAACTTGAATCTTATACCAATACCTTTTATCTCATAGGTCCAGAGTGCattaaaagttatttaaaaaaaataacacatcTTTGTGGTTTGCTCTCTGCAGATTGAAGTATCAACAGTGCTTTCCCAGGCAGGGACAGTGCTGAGTAGTCTGGTCACCAGGGCACAAGACCTTGTGTCCAAGCTTAGGACTCTTCCGCTGGACAGAAAAGAGTTTGTGTGTCTTAAATATCTTGTCCTCTTTAACCCAGGTTTGTGTCATTACACAGCAACCACATGCTGCTTTTGTTACTTAAAGCACTGTTTATAGCGGTGTTACACTAAGTTGCACTGATTATGCTGTTAAGGCTTGTGGTACATCCAGAGTCTATCCTGAGAACAGTAAGGCAGGAACCCATCCTGGACAGGGTATCATACTAATTTACACTTAGCCTCTGGGGATTTACAGTGGCAAATCCTTCAATTTAACATGGCCTAATttgtttttacatgtttttggagggtAGGATAACCCACTTAGACATGAGTAAAAAGTAGtaaccacacacacaggaaTCATTACCGTTTAGGGTTTTTTTAGTGGTGGCAGTATTAAATGTTTTGCCTATATAAACCTTTgtacaaaaaatacattttaaaagcgTTTGAGCATCATtatatttgattgtagtttgtgttaaatgttaaaaaattataacactgcttttaaaaacaataactttAGTGTAGATCAGATAAAATGTTCTTACTTCATCATGAAAAATAGACAAAGCTCACTATCATTGATTATGTCTCTGTAAATGTCATACTTGTGGGGCatgctggcttggtgggtagcactgtcgattcacagcaaaaaggtcctgggtttgattcccaggtagataggtctgggtcctttctgtgtgaagtttgcatgttctccccatgtctgcgtgggtttccactggaagctccggtttcctcccgtaTCCAAAGGcatgcggtcaggttaattggagctactaaaattagtCTATGTGTGTGAAAGAACATTTTAATCAATTTACCCGTGGATTTATGTCCCCACCCTCCCCTATGGTCAAGCACTTTTTGATAATGACCAAAAGAATGAAATCGCAGATACAAGCTGCCGGTATGATTTTTCTCCAGTAGGTTGCTGGGCATACTCTCCGTTATTAAGGAGCGATAGGGAAGGAGCTCAGAGTAAAACTGCTGCTCCTTTGTGTGAAGAAGAGTAGAGGTGGAGGTATACCAAGCACGGCCAACAGGGAAGAGGCCCCAGGGTAGACCCAAGATGCGCTGAAGGGATTATATCTCCCGGCTGGCCCGCCTGGGTCCATACTCTGTGTGGAGTATgccaggcacacacacacacacacacacccattcacctatagggcaattcaatgtctccaattaacctgactgcatgttttggactgtgggaggaaacccatgcagacatggggagaacatgcaaactctgcacagaaaggacccaaaccaccccgcctggggatcgaacccaggaccttcttgctgtgaggcgacagtgctacccaccgagccaccgtgctgccctgttaggttaactggagctactaaattgccctaagtgtgaatgtatgtgtttgtttttaacctgTGATGgatggcaacctgtccagggtgtttcctgcctttaatTAAATTGAATGCTCTGGAATGAAATTCTTTGAATTACTGTATGCCTTTTTAATTAGCTTGCAAGTACATTAATATCTCCACCTTTGTGCATCTTAGTGTTTTCAGATGGCTCTGGGGCCATAATCAAGCTTAAGTGGTCACTGAATTAAATAATCAATGGATTATTAAACATCCAGACCTATAATATATGCGTTTGAATATGTGTGATGTACAGATGTAAAGGCAGTGCAAGACCGCAGGCAGGTGGAGTGCACTCAGGAGAGAGTGAACAGGGCTCTGATGGACCACACCATGCACACTCACCCAGGTCATTCGGATACATTTGGACAGCTGCTGCTACGGCTACCTGAAGTGCGCAGCATCAGCCTGCAGGTAGAGGAGTACTTGTATCAGCGCCACTTGCTGGGTGACCTGCCTTGCAACTCCCTGCTCACTGAGATGCTGCATGCCAAACACACCTGATACACAGCTGTGAATAATAAACCTCCCTCTGTTCACCGGATAAAAGGAAGACCATTTTGCACCTTTCCTTTATGTTGTATGTTTAACAGTGTGCTCTGggaattgttttcatttttaaaatggaCAACTTTTAAAAATTATCTTACTGTACCATCCGTGACTCTAAAGCAGATGTGTCAAGCTCACTCATTTAAaagccgtgatttatcgagagCCAAACAGGGTCAACATTTATTAAACATGATCAGCAGGATGTtggataaagtaaaaaaaatatatatatttaggtaGACTACATTCTTCTTTTATGTATGTGCTAGAGCCAGATGTTTGGCACCTCTTCGAGCCTGCTGTCTGTCTTTGTGCTTATATTTGTCCTGGTGACTTCTGACCTCGGATGAATGTGCAACAGAGTGGGGGAAAAGTACAGCTGGGCTTGCAGGTCTTTTTGCAGTGCATTCTGGGACTTGTAGTATTAGCGGTGTGTGTCCTATATACAGAAATAATTGTAAATCGGGCCAGATGTGGCCTGTGGGCACTGAGTTTGACATGTCTGCTCTAAAGAGTTCACATCAACAACTAACTAAAACAAAGTCTATGTCAAAAGTATAAATGCACTTGTAGGAGACATGTATTCTATATTTCTTAAGAACTTATAATGGTACTGAATGATAGAAATACATATTAAATGCACATAAAAATCTGtacatgataaaaataatacagaACAACTTTTTCTAAAGTCTATAAAGAAACCCCAAATGGTTACCTTAGGCTGAGAGGAAACCGATTAAGtaagatggtcagatgtaattttAGGACCAACAAAAAGCAGGTCTACCCTAAAACAGAAGGTGCTAGAACAGCACTGTCACCCATGGCTACCATGTAGAAAAGAAGGTTCAATGGCTTAATTCAGCATATATTCAAAAAATCAAAATGGTATTTATTttcccatgtttttttttatattgcagCCACAGAAAAGGAACAGTTGCTGGACTCATTAACATTTCCCATAATATGCATGTCTCtgtcaagtgtatgtaaacttttgactt contains:
- the nr5a5 gene encoding nuclear receptor subfamily 5, group A, member 5 yields the protein MDTSGYYPETPQLSIVHSTGSSQDLPTQDGSSPLMSCGELKPDLEVPSEQEEGCPVCGDRVSGYHYGLLTCESCKGFFKRSVQNKKHYSCTERQSCPMDPAQRKRCPYCRFQKCLAVGMKREAVRADRMRGGRNKFGPLYRRDRQLKQQRGGYHQANTIPNRTKLETSQAPLPALPHDVHSLSSTYPAPFGPESFHQSQIFQRALIPPPLQYSGLYHPSFHGYPQKKEEMPFNPYPAAPCTISTVLKHTSTHMLASTPASTPTQCSAPTPTPSTTLTSDLPSSSTCFLSELLQGEPDESQICARVVASLRREQASRGKHDRLNTFSIMCKMADQTLFGLVEWARNSTLFKELKVEDQMVLLQSCWSELLVLDHLCRQVHYGIDGCIYLVTGQQIEVSTVLSQAGTVLSSLVTRAQDLVSKLRTLPLDRKEFVCLKYLVLFNPDVKAVQDRRQVECTQERVNRALMDHTMHTHPGHSDTFGQLLLRLPEVRSISLQVEEYLYQRHLLGDLPCNSLLTEMLHAKHT